A single genomic interval of Metasolibacillus fluoroglycofenilyticus harbors:
- the era gene encoding GTPase Era, which produces MQQANSPYKSGFISIIGRPNVGKSTFLNRVIGQKIAIMSDKPQTTRNKVQGVLTLENSQMIFIDTPGIHKPKHKLGEFMLKVSKNTLREVDVILFMVNAEQKIGKGDEFILDLLAGNKTPVFLVINKIDQVHPDELITIIESYKDKYPFSEIVPISALQGNNVENLLAKLGEYLPEGPQYYPADQVTDHPERFIISELIREKVLHLTREEIPHSIAVVIDKIKRDEEHEHMIRVQATIMVERDSQKGIVIGKRGALLKEIGTLARKDIEMLLGSKVYLELWVKVQKDWRNKQTHLRDFGFREDEY; this is translated from the coding sequence ATGCAGCAAGCAAACAGTCCCTATAAATCGGGCTTTATTTCCATTATTGGTCGACCGAATGTAGGGAAATCAACATTTTTAAATCGTGTTATCGGACAAAAAATTGCGATTATGTCAGATAAACCACAAACGACACGTAATAAAGTGCAAGGTGTATTGACACTTGAAAATTCGCAAATGATTTTTATTGATACACCAGGTATTCATAAGCCGAAGCATAAATTAGGCGAATTTATGTTGAAAGTATCTAAAAATACATTGCGTGAAGTGGATGTTATTTTATTTATGGTCAATGCAGAGCAAAAAATCGGTAAAGGTGATGAATTTATTTTAGACCTTTTAGCTGGTAATAAAACGCCTGTCTTTTTAGTCATTAATAAGATTGACCAAGTTCATCCAGATGAGCTTATTACAATTATTGAATCCTATAAAGATAAATACCCGTTCAGCGAAATCGTGCCGATTTCCGCGCTACAAGGAAATAATGTCGAAAATTTATTAGCAAAGCTCGGTGAGTATTTACCTGAAGGACCGCAATATTATCCTGCAGATCAAGTGACCGATCATCCAGAGCGCTTTATTATTTCAGAGCTGATTCGTGAAAAGGTTTTGCATTTAACACGTGAGGAAATTCCCCATTCGATTGCAGTTGTCATTGATAAAATTAAGCGTGATGAAGAGCATGAACATATGATTCGTGTACAAGCAACAATCATGGTTGAGCGCGATTCGCAAAAGGGCATTGTCATTGGCAAGCGCGGCGCATTACTAAAGGAAATCGGTACACTGGCACGTAAAGATATCGAAATGCTTCTTGGCTCAAAGGTATACTTGGAGCTTTGGGTAAAGGTGCAAAAGGATTGGCGCAACAAACAAACACATTTACGTGACTTCGGCTTCCGTGAGGATGAGTATTAA